One window of the Candidatus Sysuiplasma jiujiangense genome contains the following:
- a CDS encoding RNA 2'-phosphotransferase: MSDRELEHIGRSMAGVLRHFPERFNLQMDEHGWVDVRSFISAMTERQPRLHWLRMHHIVAIIETDPKGRYQFSNGRMRATYGHSFDIELDLPTDNIPDRLYYPATEEEASILAENGLKPADRRMVHLSKTSADAFTAGRVRTEKPVIIEIDASAMIKENGAIQRAGKTVYLTKEVPPKYLRIMSEEEIIVPDEDTDKEAETD; this comes from the coding sequence ATGAGTGACAGAGAACTTGAACACATTGGCCGGAGCATGGCAGGTGTTCTGAGACACTTTCCCGAGCGCTTCAACCTCCAGATGGACGAGCATGGCTGGGTTGATGTAAGATCATTCATTTCAGCAATGACTGAACGTCAGCCCAGGCTGCACTGGCTCCGAATGCACCATATCGTAGCAATCATTGAGACTGACCCGAAAGGGAGATACCAGTTCAGCAACGGCAGAATGAGAGCCACATATGGCCATTCATTCGATATTGAGCTGGATCTGCCTACGGATAACATACCGGACCGCCTCTATTACCCTGCTACGGAGGAGGAGGCGTCCATACTTGCTGAAAACGGGCTTAAGCCGGCGGACAGGCGCATGGTCCACCTTTCTAAGACATCTGCGGATGCGTTCACAGCAGGAAGAGTGAGGACGGAGAAGCCTGTAATAATCGAAATTGATGCGTCCGCGATGATAAAGGAAAACGGGGCCATTCAGAGGGCCGGCAAGACAGTCTACCTGACAAAGGAAGTGCCTCCGAAGTACCTCAGAATAATGAGCGAAGAGGAGATAATTGTGCCCGACGAAGATACAGATAAAGAAGCGGAAACAGATTAA